In Brevibacillus brevis NBRC 100599, a single genomic region encodes these proteins:
- a CDS encoding glycosyltransferase family 2 protein, with the protein MKQLIEKIKPRKKEKIEEVLTVSKTERRVLSNVPDPEKIRVQVDRRGAKDSDESGKLEDPEYLNRIRMLSLRYMADFPVTLLTKKQRIKDGIKARAVDISSTGLLVELDSEREDIQVGQVFMIHCTIPPGTMPEGYESTVKLDAAVVRSFTQEEDGRQKFMLAFEFSKPLTDYFRKKRWGYAIYIASTFLFFAAAFIVLMRAESVIYFKYNMYLYLYSLIAAAFLLTRYLFGALYRVIPVNPDYTPGVSIIIPCFNEEQWIHRTILSCVNQNYPIDKLEVIVVDDRSTDRSAEEIQKVIDMIHNEAERYMTRERVKMHILSENGGKRVALVKGVEMAKHDLVVFVDSDSFLEPTAIRNLVQPFQDPKMGGVAGRTDVENKFTNAITKLQTVRYYIAFRIMKAAESWFDSVTCLSGPLSCYRKELILQHSEAWLNQKFLGQPATFGDDRSMTNFILRTHRTGYQDSAICSTIVPSDMNVFLKQQMRWKRSWLRESLRASGFIWRKEPFMAIFFYIGLIVPIAAPVIVLYNLIYVPLVHHVFPGTFLMGLLLMALLMSLAHLFFRRSKLWVFGIVFCVFYELVLLWQMPVAWVTFWKSTWGTRETPQDVEARLKKEARKKNKKGFGLPF; encoded by the coding sequence ATGAAACAGTTGATCGAGAAAATAAAGCCAAGAAAGAAAGAGAAAATCGAAGAAGTACTGACGGTTTCCAAAACAGAGAGGCGCGTGCTATCGAATGTGCCCGACCCGGAGAAAATTCGTGTCCAAGTGGACCGCCGCGGTGCTAAAGATTCGGATGAGTCAGGAAAGCTGGAGGACCCGGAATACCTGAATCGCATTCGGATGCTGAGTCTGCGTTATATGGCGGATTTCCCGGTGACGCTATTGACCAAAAAACAGCGGATCAAGGACGGAATCAAGGCCAGAGCCGTCGACATTTCTTCGACTGGACTATTAGTTGAACTAGATTCGGAGAGGGAAGACATCCAGGTGGGACAAGTGTTTATGATCCATTGCACAATCCCGCCAGGTACAATGCCAGAAGGCTATGAGTCAACGGTGAAGCTGGATGCAGCGGTTGTTCGCTCGTTTACCCAGGAGGAGGACGGGCGTCAGAAGTTCATGCTCGCCTTCGAGTTTTCCAAACCGCTGACTGACTATTTTCGCAAAAAACGCTGGGGATACGCCATTTATATTGCAAGTACTTTCCTGTTTTTCGCTGCGGCGTTTATCGTGCTCATGCGCGCGGAGAGCGTGATTTATTTCAAATACAACATGTACTTGTATTTGTACAGCTTGATTGCCGCTGCCTTTTTGCTGACACGGTATTTATTCGGTGCTCTTTATCGGGTGATTCCCGTCAATCCGGACTATACACCGGGCGTGAGCATCATTATTCCGTGCTTCAACGAAGAGCAGTGGATTCACCGGACGATTTTGAGTTGTGTGAATCAGAACTACCCGATTGATAAGCTGGAGGTCATCGTGGTAGACGACCGCTCGACAGACCGATCAGCAGAAGAGATTCAAAAGGTCATCGATATGATTCATAACGAGGCCGAGCGCTATATGACCCGCGAGCGCGTGAAGATGCATATTCTCTCTGAAAACGGCGGGAAACGGGTCGCTTTGGTCAAAGGTGTGGAAATGGCCAAGCACGATTTGGTTGTCTTTGTTGATTCAGACAGCTTTTTGGAACCGACTGCGATTCGCAACCTCGTACAGCCCTTCCAAGACCCGAAAATGGGTGGTGTTGCAGGGCGTACAGATGTGGAAAACAAGTTCACCAACGCGATCACCAAGCTGCAAACCGTTCGTTACTACATTGCCTTTCGCATCATGAAAGCGGCTGAGTCGTGGTTTGACAGTGTTACTTGCTTGTCTGGGCCGTTGTCTTGTTATCGCAAGGAATTGATTTTGCAGCATTCCGAAGCATGGCTGAATCAGAAGTTTCTTGGGCAGCCTGCCACTTTTGGCGATGACCGAAGCATGACCAACTTTATTTTGCGAACACATCGGACAGGCTATCAGGATTCCGCGATTTGCTCGACGATTGTGCCATCTGACATGAATGTATTTTTGAAGCAGCAGATGCGCTGGAAGCGTTCGTGGTTGAGGGAATCTTTGCGTGCCAGCGGCTTTATTTGGCGCAAGGAGCCTTTCATGGCGATCTTCTTTTACATTGGTCTGATTGTTCCTATCGCTGCCCCTGTCATCGTCCTGTACAACCTCATATACGTCCCGCTGGTTCATCACGTTTTCCCGGGCACGTTTTTAATGGGCTTGCTGCTGATGGCGCTCTTAATGAGCTTGGCCCATCTGTTTTTCCGCAGAAGCAAGCTATGGGTTTTCGGGATTGTCTTTTGTGTGTTTTATGAGCTGGTGCTGTTGTGGCAGATGCCTGTGGCTTGGGTGACATTCTGGAAATCTACGTGGGGTACGCGAGAAACGCCGCAGGACGTCGAAGCGAGATTGAAAAAAGAAGCCCGAAAGAAGAACAAAAAAGGCTTTGGGCTGCCATTTTAA
- a CDS encoding nucleotide sugar dehydrogenase: MNLYEGIVERKEKIAVVGLGYVGLPIAMALSKRASVIGFDVNKEKVAAYQKGTLHDADVDQELTSEATIEFTSDENRLQEARFFIVAVPTPVKNGNVPDLKYVESASRMVGRQLKKGSVVVFESTVYPGATEDVCLPILETESGMRCGIDFKIGYSPERINPGDKVNRLENIVKIVSGMDEETLGIVANVYELVIKAGVYRAESIKVAEAAKVIENAQRDVNIAFMNELAMLFNQMDIPTKAVLQAAGTKWNFLPFTPGLVGGHCIGIDPYYLTYKAEDSGYRSRIILAARHINDGMGKYIAQQIIKMAVRAKLDLQNVRIGILGLSYKEDCADIRNTKVTDIIGELKEYGMNPLVVDPMVNPREAFEEYGIELSEMKALHDLDIVVVAVPHAPFAQMEVADFATMYGKNAAKIMIDIKEIYSKADFVNSGFHYWSL, translated from the coding sequence ATGAATTTGTACGAAGGGATTGTGGAGAGGAAGGAAAAGATTGCTGTCGTCGGTCTTGGGTACGTAGGCTTGCCGATAGCAATGGCACTTTCTAAACGTGCTTCTGTGATTGGATTTGATGTAAACAAAGAGAAGGTAGCAGCCTATCAAAAGGGAACTTTACATGATGCCGACGTGGATCAGGAGCTGACGAGTGAAGCTACTATTGAATTCACTTCAGATGAAAATAGATTGCAGGAAGCGCGATTTTTTATCGTGGCCGTGCCTACCCCGGTCAAAAACGGTAATGTTCCAGACCTGAAATATGTAGAAAGCGCGTCCCGCATGGTGGGCAGACAGTTGAAAAAAGGGTCAGTCGTTGTCTTTGAATCAACGGTTTATCCTGGGGCAACCGAAGATGTCTGCTTGCCGATCTTGGAGACGGAATCGGGTATGCGTTGTGGTATAGACTTCAAGATCGGCTATTCACCAGAACGCATCAACCCGGGAGACAAAGTAAATCGTCTGGAAAACATCGTCAAGATCGTATCGGGGATGGATGAAGAAACACTGGGAATCGTTGCAAACGTCTACGAGCTCGTGATCAAGGCGGGCGTTTATCGAGCGGAAAGCATCAAGGTAGCGGAAGCGGCAAAAGTTATTGAAAATGCTCAGCGGGATGTCAATATTGCGTTTATGAATGAACTGGCGATGCTGTTCAATCAGATGGATATTCCGACAAAAGCAGTATTGCAAGCGGCAGGGACCAAGTGGAACTTCCTCCCTTTTACACCGGGGTTGGTCGGCGGGCATTGCATTGGTATTGACCCTTACTATTTAACGTACAAAGCAGAAGACAGCGGCTATCGCTCCCGCATCATTTTGGCAGCTAGACACATTAATGATGGCATGGGGAAATATATCGCCCAACAAATCATTAAGATGGCCGTACGCGCGAAGCTCGATCTTCAAAATGTACGGATCGGCATATTAGGTCTGTCCTACAAAGAAGACTGCGCAGATATTCGAAATACAAAGGTGACGGATATTATTGGGGAATTGAAAGAATACGGCATGAATCCGTTAGTCGTGGACCCGATGGTGAATCCGCGGGAGGCATTCGAGGAATACGGCATCGAGCTGTCAGAGATGAAGGCTCTCCACGACTTGGACATTGTGGTTGTAGCGGTCCCGCATGCTCCTTTTGCCCAGATGGAAGTCGCTGATTTTGCCACGATGTACGGCAAGAATGCGGCAAAAATCATGATCGATATAAAAGAGATTTATTCCAAAGCTGACTTTGTAAACAGTGGATTTCATTACTGGAGCTTATAA
- a CDS encoding polysaccharide deacetylase family protein — MISHWKGASGFRLFHWISLVAIVALLAGCSPFQGNENGADNGPAPAKPEKIERYQGEKSKAVSMVYTTQRQLALTFNGMADKDTMKRLLDELDKYHIKAAFFMPGMRVAEEPDIAREIVARGHEIENNTLNKSDLQGQPYEKMYQDIELTNEVIQRETGKTPRYVRTKSGEYNDDLRLVAAHNGQEAVVSSSLFLHNWQKETEADKRHYLRKYMNRGGIIEMDTEENKSVIENIRLLAEAATDVGYRFVPLHKLIAQGQERKPLQEISGFDAAKMNVAYDEAKPNLIYRKETDKKMVALSFDDWGTDQTVTKILDILDKKGVKASFFLRADGVERNPNLARAIAEAGHDVANHTYSHPVNTKIAPEELQKEIVKAHQIITEAIQQKPTMYFRPPTGAFDEQTLKAIAATGYKDITIYDVTPSDYDKKRSANDIVKDIMEQTRSGSVILLHMLDDIHTIEALPIVIDQLRSKGYTLVPMTEMFGQ, encoded by the coding sequence TGGTAGCGATCGTGGCATTGTTGGCAGGATGTTCACCGTTTCAGGGGAATGAAAATGGTGCAGATAACGGGCCTGCGCCAGCCAAACCTGAAAAAATCGAGCGTTACCAAGGGGAAAAGAGCAAGGCAGTGTCGATGGTCTACACGACGCAAAGACAGCTTGCTCTTACTTTTAATGGGATGGCGGATAAGGACACGATGAAAAGATTGCTAGATGAGTTGGACAAGTACCACATCAAGGCAGCTTTTTTCATGCCAGGAATGAGAGTAGCTGAGGAGCCTGACATTGCCCGAGAAATTGTCGCCAGAGGTCACGAGATTGAAAACAATACATTGAACAAATCGGACTTGCAGGGCCAACCTTACGAGAAAATGTACCAAGACATCGAGTTGACCAATGAGGTTATTCAAAGAGAAACGGGCAAAACACCGCGGTATGTAAGAACGAAGTCGGGTGAATACAACGACGATCTCCGTTTGGTAGCTGCTCACAATGGACAAGAAGCCGTCGTGTCCTCCAGTCTGTTTCTGCACAATTGGCAAAAAGAGACGGAAGCTGACAAGAGACACTATTTACGAAAATATATGAATCGCGGCGGCATCATTGAGATGGATACAGAAGAGAACAAGTCTGTAATCGAAAACATCCGTCTTCTCGCAGAGGCAGCTACTGATGTCGGATACAGATTCGTCCCATTACATAAGTTGATTGCACAAGGTCAGGAGCGTAAGCCGCTGCAAGAAATTTCGGGTTTTGATGCAGCCAAAATGAATGTGGCGTATGACGAAGCCAAGCCAAATCTCATCTACCGAAAAGAAACAGACAAAAAGATGGTCGCCTTATCCTTCGATGATTGGGGTACGGATCAAACGGTTACGAAGATTCTCGATATTTTGGACAAAAAAGGAGTAAAGGCTTCGTTTTTCCTTCGCGCAGATGGTGTAGAGCGAAATCCAAACTTGGCGAGAGCGATTGCGGAAGCGGGGCACGATGTAGCCAATCACACCTATTCTCATCCGGTGAATACCAAAATTGCGCCGGAAGAATTGCAAAAAGAGATTGTCAAAGCCCATCAGATCATTACCGAAGCAATTCAGCAGAAGCCGACGATGTATTTCAGACCGCCAACCGGGGCGTTCGACGAACAGACACTCAAGGCGATTGCGGCAACGGGCTACAAGGATATTACGATTTATGATGTGACGCCGTCCGATTACGACAAGAAACGAAGTGCGAACGATATCGTCAAAGACATTATGGAGCAGACGCGGAGCGGAAGCGTGATTCTACTACATATGCTCGATGACATTCACACAATAGAGGCCTTGCCAATCGTAATTGACCAGCTTAGAAGTAAAGGATACACACTTGTACCCATGACAGAGATGTTTGGCCAATAA